Below is a genomic region from Brassica rapa cultivar Chiifu-401-42 chromosome A08, CAAS_Brap_v3.01, whole genome shotgun sequence.
CAAATGCTCCATCAGTTCCTTGGCTTTACCTGCGTCTACATTCTTTGGGGGACAAATTTTAAAGATATCAAAAAGGGTTCTGTTTGTTTCCGCATAGTATGGTATAATACAATCACACAACTTAACAACTTGTTACCTCATAGTCGTAACGAGTGTAGTAGTGACGGCCATAGGTAGCCCAGTGCTGGCGGACAATGTCTTCAACCGTCACCAGTTTAGTGTCACCGTCTATGCTATCCTTGTTCTTGTGAGCAAGTATGGACATCCACGCAAGAACTGCCCATATCCCATCTTTCTCACGGATATGATCGGAGCCTGTGAAAACATCTTTCTCTCAGAACCGTAcagattgtttttaaatttattaacagATGTGTGAGTGTGGATATAGAAACTAACCAGTTCCAAAACTTTCTTCTCCACAGACAGAACACATCCCGGCATCCATCAGGTTACCAAAAAACTTCCAGCCTGTTGGAACCTGATATGTGATTTTATCATGTTAAAAACTTCACGAAGTTCGGGGGAAAGGAAGCTATATAGAAGTTGCACGTTGACATGTACCTCAAAGAACTTCAAATTCAAGCTTTTTGCAACAACATCTAGAGCAGCTGAGGTTGGCATGCTCCTAAAATAAATAGTGGAAGTTATATATTACGCGGAAAAAGATATATTATAGACCGAATTCagatagaaataaaaaaaaagttcggATGTATAATACCTTGCAACACCTTTCAAACCAGAGCTGAAGTACGGGATGGCTTCAATGGCATTTGCAGCAATTATGGCAACTGAATCCGAAGGAGTTACAAAGAACCTACATAAGAAGAGATACAATTAAGTTTAGAAGTGTACTTCGTAAACCCGTTCCATGTATCTAAGAACATTACTACGCTACCTTTTACCCAGGATCATGTTACGGTCTGCGTCACCATCAGCAGCGGCACCAAACTCTGGAGGTTCACCTCCAGTGTCGGATTTACCTAGTCCCATTCGTGCCACAAGCTCCTTCGCATATGTCAGATTGGGATCCGGATGTCCTCCGCCAAAGTCCTCCTACAAAAACGTCGTATTGTGGTAGTTAGTCAGACTGGAGATCTGTTAATAATCATTTTTAGGAATAGTATTTtgtgttagaaaaaaaataagaccTTGGGTACGCAGTTCAACAAGGCACTTTCTTGCGCACCGAGTTCTTCTACAAAGATGCGGTGTGCATAGGCCCCAGCAACACCGTGCAAGGCATCATAACTtcataaaataaagtaaaatataacattaaatCGATGGTACATATATTATCAAACTTAGCTCAAATGGAAGAGGTTGAGGAACCAATGTAAGAACATACCAGAACGTAAATTTTGGAGATGAAAGTAACTTTCGGATGGATTCAAAGTCGAAGATTGACCTTAAGGGAGCAAGAAGATATTGTTAGGAAAAAGAAACATAGAGAATGCAGATAGACCATAAACTCGGGAGCATATTCTGGAATCATGCTCTCAGATTGAGGGAACTCACTTCATTAGTTTAACGTAGTCATCTGCGGAATCAAAAACTTCAACATCAAATTTTCCTTCAGGACCTTCAAAACTGGTTACACCAATGGCAGAAATATCAACCTGTTGCATTTAAACAGAGACCAAATCAACTTTGAATGAAACAAAATACAGAGAATGGAAAATATGTTGAACTGAGAGGAATCTTCAGAATGTTTCTATACATTGGGTAGATCTTCTGCTATTGGGTACTCCTTGATTGTCTTAGTGTTCTCGTAAATCTTATCAGTGATTGATTCAGGAGCAGGCCCTCCATTTTCCATATTGTATTTGATTCCAAAATCCTGTATAAGAGGCACGAGTCAAGGCTTCTTCTTATCGAGTTAGATGAATATAAAACAAGCAGCCAAACAAAAAGGGGGCAGAGCACAGAACAAGTACAGAACGGACCTCAGTAGGGCCACCAGGGTTGTGACTTGCTGTTAAGATAAATGCTCCAGTTGCTTTCGATCCCTGTAACAAGGAGACTGGGGTAAGTctctcaacaaaaaaaaaacacattcaaATATCACTACAAAGATGAGGCTAGAAAAAGAGATCTAACATCAGCCCCGGATCTTTCACGAATCACAGCTGACACAGCAGGAGTTGACATCAGAGTGTTTTTACCAACCCACACACGGCGTACACCATTAGCCGCTGCCATCTTAATTATGATCTGTCcagatataaaataaaaaaagtgaaTGAAAATCTCGAAACCCTCGTCATCTGAAATAGCAGGCACCAGATATGTAACAGTTGCAGTCTTAGCCAAAGAACGAAAGTTATAGAGATCCTCTTCATATGCGAAGTATTGAATACACTGATTACACTCAGCGAGCTTAAGAACACAAAGGAATCACATTGCAATTACCTGAACAGCATCCTTTGAGTAGTAGCGACCATCACCAGAGACCACGAGCGTGGCACCTGCAGAGATAAACAAACACTCatgaatatttttgaaataagcAGATATGCCTAAGAAAAAAATACTCACCTTTGACTTTCTGAGGAGTAAGAGCATTAAACGTTGCTTGCACAAAATTCTCAAGGTAATTGGGTTGCTTGAACACTTTCACCTACACACAGTTACACAAACCACCAATCAGAGACACCAAAAGATGCTAGCTTAATCACGTCTGCAGAGACCACTAGACTAAACAATGGGAGACTAACCAATCCAAAGATCATTCATATTAGAAAACGAATGACAAATAGAGATCTGAGCTACACTAACAAATCCAATCTAAATACTCTCAGTTTCGCCACATCAGTGCAAACATGTAACGTCAAGCTCTATACGTGTTCATACAGTTGTATCAGGTTAACATTCATCCCAAATGTATATACTCAAATCAAAGATAACAACGTGATCGCGAAGAACCGATCCAAAACAACGAAGAAGATTCACACAGTATTCTGCACAGCATAATCATATGGATCAATGCATGGATCTAAATCCAAATGAAATGCGCAGTTATGACTGATCTCGCTTAAAATCCTAATCGTGAGAATCTAAACAGATCGGATCGAGATCGAGATCGATTTCGTTGGATTTACGGAGGGAGATTTGGATCGACGAACCTTCTTACGGAGACCAGAGGTTCCGGGCTTCTGGCCATCGATGGGGGATGTTGAGACGACGGTAACCTTGAAAGCCATATCCGAAAAGACGATTCAGGATTGAGAAGAAGAGAGTGATGTTAAACGCTGTGTGTGTGTagaggggagagagagagagagagtttgctTAAACTAGACGAGACCGCGACACGTGTGGCTCAGCGTTTTTCTCACGTTACGTGGAACgtgtctcttgtttttttttttttttttctaatcctTTTTACTGACAGCAATAAGAAAATCTTAGCCGTTGAGTTATCGATCTACACATTACAAAGcgttaaatgttttttttttgttagtaacTTTTGACTATAGTAACATGAGAATCTGAGGAAATTATTCGCACATCTTGAAGAGACTTTTAAAGTAACAAAGAACCAGAGACGACTGTGATTCAAGTACAACACAACTTTCTCTCAAACGGGTAAATCTCTGAGTAACCTTAGAGCTTTCTCCCACTGTGGTCTTTGAGACATAACGATCCGTCTCAACACTGGCACAGCTCCTGCTCTTATAATCGCTGTGTGGTTCTCACTGTCCATGCTCAAGTTATACAACACTGACAAACTCGCCTCTACGCACCGCTCGTTCCTTTCTTCTAGAAGCTTCACCAGCGGCTCTATCCCTCCGTGCGAAGCAAGAGCTTGCGTCGACTCTGGAACTCCCTCTGAGACTATCTTGTTCAGTTCCAAAACCGCTGCTTCTTTCGCTTCTGGAGTTGAGGAGAAGCTCATCTGTTCCAccaggcttgggatcgtcttgTAGAGAGTTACCTATTTGTGATATCAAAGgagaattataaatataaataataatttaaataaaaaaatctttttatagttttcaaattccaactttttataaatttttttaactatttttcattctttaaaaaaaaaatcggaaattcctttgaaactatttttaaaaaaatattttaaattttaaatattatttatatatgtactataaaaaaaacaagcaaACATGTCTGAACTTATATATACTAAACAAACCTCAACGTTGACTGGGTTGTTGAGGGATGGAGAGGAAGATGAGAGAGAGGTGAGTTTAACGAGACAAGAAGCGACCCAGTCTTTGTAGTGTAGAGGGAGGTTTGATCTCAGGATCTTCCTCAGCAGCTCCGTGAAGAGAGTCACATCCACAGTTTGGCGAAAAGACTCAGAGTCTAGAAGTTTTGTTAGTAGCCTCGAAGCAGCTGAGATCGTCACACCAGCTTCTTCTAGCTCAAGCAAGTGTTTTTCTAACTCCTCAGCTTCATTCTCAGGTTctgcatttgaccaaaaactCTTCATATGTTGTTGTTATGCTTATGACCATTCATTAAAAAGGAAAAGTTTTGTACCGTCAAGGACTCTCTGACGGAGAGCAACATCAAGAAGAGTTGTGACATCCTCGGAGATGATCGTGTCCATGGTTGGATCAGTGACCGTACCAAACTCGATGACGGAGATTGCCTTCCTCAGCAGGTTAGGAGACGCTGTTTTCGCTATCTGAACCAGACGAGAGATAACAGAA
It encodes:
- the LOC103835677 gene encoding probable phosphoglucomutase, cytoplasmic 1, whose product is MAFKVTVVSTSPIDGQKPGTSGLRKKVKVFKQPNYLENFVQATFNALTPQKVKGATLVVSGDGRYYSKDAVQIIIKMAAANGVRRVWVGKNTLMSTPAVSAVIRERSGADGSKATGAFILTASHNPGGPTEDFGIKYNMENGGPAPESITDKIYENTKTIKEYPIAEDLPNVDISAIGVTSFEGPEGKFDVEVFDSADDYVKLMKSIFDFESIRKLLSSPKFTFCYDALHGVAGAYAHRIFVEELGAQESALLNCVPKEDFGGGHPDPNLTYAKELVARMGLGKSDTGGEPPEFGAAADGDADRNMILGKRFFVTPSDSVAIIAANAIEAIPYFSSGLKGVARSMPTSAALDVVAKSLNLKFFEVPTGWKFFGNLMDAGMCSVCGEESFGTGSDHIREKDGIWAVLAWMSILAHKNKDSIDGDTKLVTVEDIVRQHWATYGRHYYTRYDYENVDAGKAKELMEHLVKLQSSIPEVNKIVKGIRSDVANVSSADEFEYKDPVDGSISKHQGIRYLFEDGSRLVFRLSGTGSEGATIRLYIEQYEKDASKIGRESQEALSPLVDIALKLSKMEEFTGRSAPTVIT